The following are encoded together in the Erwinia sp. E602 genome:
- a CDS encoding HI1450 family dsDNA-mimic protein has product MDLNNRLTEDETLEQAYDIFLELAVDNLDPADVILFNLQFEERGGAELFDPAEDWAEHVDFDLNPDFFAEVVIGLGEADGEPITDVFARVLLCREKDHKLCHILWRE; this is encoded by the coding sequence ATGGATTTAAACAACCGCCTTACCGAAGATGAAACGCTGGAACAGGCTTACGATATTTTTCTTGAGCTGGCCGTCGATAACCTCGATCCGGCCGATGTGATTCTGTTCAACCTGCAGTTTGAGGAGCGCGGCGGCGCGGAGCTGTTTGACCCGGCCGAAGACTGGGCCGAGCACGTTGATTTCGATCTGAACCCGGACTTCTTCGCCGAGGTGGTGATTGGGCTGGGTGAGGCAGACGGTGAGCCGATCACCGACGTGTTTGCCCGCGTGCTGCTGTGCCGCGAGAAAGATCACAAGCTGTGCCATATTCTGTGGCGTGAGTAA
- the oppF gene encoding murein tripeptide/oligopeptide ABC transporter ATP binding protein OppF: protein MTLPAEKKVLLEIADLKVHFEIKDGRQWFWQPPKTLKAVDGVSLRLYEGETLGVVGESGCGKSTLARAIIGLVKATEGRVAWLGRDLLGQSAEQWREARSDIQMIFQDPLASLNPRMTIGDIIAEPLRTYHPELTRAQVTEKVRTMMQKVGLLPNLVNRYPHEFSGGQCQRIGIARALILEPKLIICDEPVSALDVSIQAQVVNLLQKLQREMGLSLIFIAHDLAVVKHISDRVLVMYLGHAVELGTYSEVYQNPQHPYTRALMSAVPVPDPDRERNKTLQLLEGELPSPINPPSGCVFRTRCPVAGPECAITRPLLEGSFRHAVSCLKVDPL from the coding sequence ATGACGCTGCCTGCTGAGAAGAAGGTGCTGCTGGAGATCGCCGATCTGAAGGTGCACTTTGAGATAAAAGACGGGCGCCAGTGGTTCTGGCAGCCGCCGAAAACGCTTAAGGCGGTCGACGGCGTCAGCCTGCGGCTGTACGAGGGCGAAACCCTCGGCGTGGTCGGCGAGTCCGGCTGCGGCAAGTCGACGCTGGCCCGGGCGATCATCGGGCTGGTGAAGGCGACCGAAGGGCGGGTGGCCTGGCTGGGGCGCGATCTGCTGGGGCAGAGCGCGGAGCAGTGGCGCGAGGCGCGCAGCGATATCCAGATGATTTTCCAGGATCCGCTGGCTTCGCTCAACCCGCGCATGACCATCGGCGACATTATCGCCGAGCCGCTGCGCACCTACCACCCGGAGCTGACCCGGGCGCAGGTGACGGAGAAGGTGCGCACCATGATGCAGAAGGTCGGCCTGCTGCCCAACCTCGTCAACCGCTACCCGCACGAGTTCTCCGGCGGCCAGTGCCAGCGCATCGGTATCGCCCGCGCGCTGATCCTTGAGCCGAAGCTGATTATCTGCGATGAACCGGTCTCGGCGCTCGACGTATCGATCCAGGCGCAGGTGGTTAACCTGCTGCAAAAGCTGCAGCGCGAGATGGGCCTGTCGCTGATCTTTATCGCCCACGATCTGGCGGTGGTGAAGCATATCTCCGACCGCGTGCTGGTGATGTACCTTGGCCACGCGGTGGAGCTCGGCACCTACAGCGAGGTGTACCAGAACCCGCAGCACCCTTATACCCGGGCGCTGATGTCGGCGGTGCCGGTGCCGGATCCGGATCGGGAGCGGAATAAAACCCTGCAGCTGCTGGAGGGGGAGCTGCCTTCGCCGATCAACCCGCCGTCCGGCTGCGTGTTCCGCACCCGCTGCCCGGTGGCCGGGCCGGAGTGCGCCATCACCCGGCCGCTGCTGGAGGGCAGCTTCCGCCACGCGGTCTCCTGCCTGAAGGTCGATCCGTTGTAA
- a CDS encoding ABC transporter ATP-binding protein — MNNTETTAAEPRLLEVSDLRVTFRTPDGDVTAVNDLNFSLSAGETLGIVGESGSGKSQTAFALMGLLAANGVTGGSARFNGQQILNLPEKQLNTLRAQQMAMIFQDPMTSLNPYMRVGEQLMEVLKLHNGLSSAQAFEESVRMLDAVKMPEARKRMRMFPHEFSGGMRQRVMIAMALLCRPKLLIADEPTTALDVTVQAQIMTLLNELKREFNTAIIMITHDLGVVAGICDRVLVMYAGRTMEYGSARDVFYQPSHPYSIGLLNAVPRLDADENDTLVTIPGNPPNLLRLPKGCPFQPRCAHATERCADTPPLSPFGQGRLRACFKSPEALV, encoded by the coding sequence ATGAACAACACAGAAACGACGGCGGCTGAACCCCGCCTGCTGGAAGTCAGCGACCTGCGCGTTACCTTCCGCACCCCGGACGGTGACGTCACCGCCGTTAACGACCTGAACTTCAGCCTCAGCGCCGGTGAGACGCTGGGCATCGTCGGCGAGTCCGGCTCCGGGAAATCGCAGACCGCCTTTGCGCTGATGGGGCTGCTGGCCGCCAACGGCGTCACCGGCGGCTCGGCGCGCTTTAACGGCCAGCAGATCCTCAACCTGCCGGAAAAGCAGCTGAATACACTGCGCGCGCAGCAGATGGCGATGATCTTCCAGGACCCGATGACCTCGCTGAACCCCTATATGCGCGTCGGCGAACAGCTGATGGAAGTACTGAAGCTGCACAACGGCCTCAGCAGCGCGCAGGCGTTTGAAGAGTCGGTACGCATGCTCGATGCGGTGAAGATGCCGGAGGCGCGCAAGCGCATGCGCATGTTCCCGCACGAATTCTCCGGCGGCATGCGCCAGCGCGTGATGATCGCCATGGCGCTGCTGTGCCGGCCAAAGCTGCTGATCGCCGATGAACCGACCACCGCGCTGGACGTCACCGTCCAGGCGCAGATTATGACCCTGCTGAACGAACTGAAGCGTGAGTTCAACACCGCGATTATTATGATCACCCACGATCTGGGGGTGGTGGCCGGGATCTGCGATCGGGTGCTGGTAATGTACGCCGGGCGCACCATGGAGTACGGCAGCGCGCGCGACGTGTTCTATCAGCCGTCGCACCCTTACTCGATCGGCCTGCTTAACGCGGTGCCGCGGCTGGACGCCGACGAAAACGACACGCTGGTGACTATTCCCGGCAACCCGCCCAACCTGCTGCGCCTGCCGAAAGGCTGTCCGTTCCAGCCGCGCTGCGCCCACGCCACCGAGCGCTGTGCCGACACGCCGCCGCTCAGCCCGTTTGGTCAGGGCCGCCTGCGCGCCTGCTTTAAATCACCGGAGGCACTGGTATGA
- the oppC gene encoding oligopeptide ABC transporter permease OppC, protein MILSKKNSQTMENFSEKLEVEGRSLWQDARRRFMHNRAAIASLVLLLLIALFVVLAPLLSPFTYDDTDWAMMSAAPDLSSGHYFGTDSSGRDLLVRVAIGGRISLMVGLAAALVAVVVGTLYGTLAGYLGGKTDAVMMRLLEILNSFPFMFFVILLVTLFGQNILLIFIAIGMVSWLDMARIVRGQTLSLKRKEFIEAAEVGGVSTFAIVMRHIVPNVLGVVVVYASLLVPGMILFESFLSFLGLGTQEPLSSWGALLSDGANSMEVSPWLLLWPAGFLVVTLFCFNFIGDGLRDALDPKDR, encoded by the coding sequence ATGATTTTAAGTAAAAAAAACAGCCAGACCATGGAGAACTTCAGCGAAAAGCTGGAGGTGGAAGGGCGCAGCCTGTGGCAGGACGCCCGCCGGCGCTTTATGCACAACCGCGCGGCGATCGCCAGCCTGGTCCTGCTGCTGCTGATTGCGCTGTTCGTGGTGCTGGCCCCGCTGCTGTCGCCGTTCACCTACGATGATACCGACTGGGCGATGATGTCGGCCGCGCCGGATCTCAGCAGCGGCCACTACTTCGGCACCGACTCCTCGGGGCGCGACCTGCTGGTGCGGGTGGCGATCGGCGGACGCATCTCGCTGATGGTCGGCCTCGCCGCCGCGCTGGTGGCGGTGGTGGTCGGCACCCTGTACGGCACGCTGGCGGGCTACCTTGGCGGTAAAACCGACGCGGTGATGATGCGCCTGCTGGAGATCCTCAACTCCTTCCCGTTTATGTTCTTTGTGATCCTGCTGGTGACGCTGTTTGGTCAGAACATCCTGCTGATCTTTATCGCCATCGGCATGGTGTCGTGGCTGGATATGGCGCGTATCGTGCGCGGCCAGACGCTGAGCCTGAAGCGCAAAGAGTTTATCGAAGCGGCCGAAGTCGGCGGCGTCTCCACCTTTGCCATCGTGATGCGCCACATCGTGCCTAACGTGCTTGGCGTGGTGGTGGTCTACGCCTCGCTGCTGGTGCCGGGGATGATCCTGTTTGAATCCTTCCTCAGCTTCCTCGGCCTTGGCACCCAGGAGCCGCTGAGCAGCTGGGGCGCGCTGCTCAGCGACGGGGCGAACTCCATGGAGGTCTCGCCGTGGCTGCTGCTCTGGCCTGCCGGCTTCCTGGTGGTGACATTGTTCTGTTTCAACTTTATCGGCGATGGCCTGCGTGATGCCCTCGACCCGAAAGATCGTTAA
- the oppB gene encoding oligopeptide ABC transporter permease OppB, with translation MLKFILRRFLEAIPTLFILITISFFMMRLAPGSPFTGERVLSPEVMANIEAKYHLNDPMWKQYLSYLGQLAHGDFGPSFKYKDYSVNDLLATSFPVSAKLGAAAFLFALVIGVTAGTIAALKQNTRWDYAVMGVAMTGIVIPGFVVAPLLVLLFSITLKWLPGGGWNGGALKYMILPMVALSLAYIASIARITRGSMIEVLHSNFIRTARAKGLPMRRIILRHALKPALLPVLSYLGPAFVGIITGSMVIETIYGLPGIGQLFVNGALNRDYSLVLSLTILVGGLTILFNAIVDVLYAVIDPKIRY, from the coding sequence ATGTTAAAATTTATTCTACGACGCTTCCTTGAAGCGATCCCGACGCTGTTTATTCTGATCACCATCTCGTTCTTTATGATGCGGCTGGCACCCGGCAGTCCGTTTACCGGCGAGCGGGTGCTCAGCCCGGAGGTGATGGCCAATATCGAGGCCAAATACCACCTCAACGATCCGATGTGGAAGCAGTACCTCAGCTACCTCGGCCAGCTGGCCCACGGCGACTTTGGCCCGTCGTTTAAGTACAAAGACTATTCGGTCAACGATCTGCTCGCCACCTCGTTCCCGGTTTCCGCTAAGCTCGGCGCGGCCGCCTTCCTGTTTGCGCTGGTGATCGGCGTAACCGCCGGCACCATTGCGGCGCTGAAGCAGAACACCCGCTGGGACTACGCGGTAATGGGAGTGGCCATGACCGGCATCGTCATCCCCGGCTTTGTGGTGGCGCCGCTGCTGGTGCTGCTGTTCTCGATCACCCTCAAGTGGCTGCCCGGCGGCGGCTGGAACGGCGGGGCGCTGAAATATATGATCCTGCCGATGGTGGCGCTGTCGCTGGCCTATATTGCCAGCATCGCCCGTATCACCCGCGGGTCGATGATTGAGGTGCTGCACTCCAACTTTATCCGCACCGCGCGCGCCAAGGGGCTGCCGATGCGCCGCATCATCCTGCGCCACGCGCTGAAGCCGGCGCTGCTGCCGGTGCTCTCCTATCTCGGCCCGGCCTTTGTCGGCATCATTACCGGCTCGATGGTGATTGAAACCATCTACGGCCTGCCGGGCATCGGCCAGCTGTTCGTTAACGGCGCGCTGAACCGGGACTATTCGCTGGTACTCAGCCTGACCATCCTGGTCGGGGGGCTGACTATCCTGTTTAACGCGATTGTTGACGTGCTGTACGCCGTGATCGATCCGAAAATCCGTTACTGA
- the oppA gene encoding oligopeptide ABC transporter substrate-binding protein OppA: MINITKKSLIAAGILTALAGTAVQAAVVPAGVQLAEKQELVRGNGAEIQSMDPHKIEGVPESNVSRDVLEGLVITDESGKLAPGVAESWESKEGGKVWIFHLRNTAKWSNGEPVTAKDFVYSWRRLADPKTASPYASYLQYGHLLNVDQIIDGKAAPDTLGVKALDDHTLEVTLSEAVPYFDKLVIHPPMSPLYQPVIDKFGEKWTQPANFVGNGAFKPKEWVVNERIVLERNPQYWDNAHTVLNKVTFLPIPSEVTDTNRYRSGSSDMTYNYLPIELYQKVKKEIPQEIRAEPYLCTYYYEINNQKPPFNDVRVRTALKLGLDRDIMVKKVKAQDEDPAWSFTPPYIDDIKLQAPEWTTWTQEKRNEEAKKLLAEAGYTADKPLTFDLLYNTSDLHKKLAIAAASIWKKNLGVNVKLQNQEWKTFLDTRHQGNFDVARAAWCADYNEPSTFLNIMQSDSSSNTSHYKSAEFDKTLAEALTVADEGKRAEVYARAEKILDNDSAIAPVYYYKNIRLVKPYVGGYTGKDPLDNIRDKNLYIIKH, encoded by the coding sequence ATGATCAACATCACGAAAAAAAGTCTGATTGCGGCAGGCATCCTTACCGCGCTGGCGGGCACGGCGGTGCAGGCGGCGGTCGTACCGGCAGGAGTACAGCTGGCGGAAAAGCAGGAGCTGGTCAGGGGTAACGGCGCCGAAATCCAGTCGATGGATCCGCATAAAATTGAGGGCGTGCCGGAGTCAAACGTCAGCCGCGACGTGCTGGAAGGGCTGGTGATTACCGACGAAAGCGGCAAGCTGGCACCGGGCGTTGCGGAAAGCTGGGAGAGCAAAGAGGGCGGCAAGGTGTGGATTTTCCACCTGCGCAACACCGCCAAATGGTCAAACGGCGAGCCGGTGACCGCGAAAGACTTTGTCTACAGCTGGCGACGACTGGCCGACCCGAAAACCGCCTCGCCTTACGCCAGCTACCTGCAGTACGGCCACCTGCTGAACGTCGATCAGATCATTGACGGTAAAGCCGCGCCGGATACGCTGGGCGTAAAAGCGCTGGACGACCATACGCTGGAAGTGACGCTGAGCGAAGCGGTGCCGTACTTCGACAAGCTGGTGATCCACCCGCCAATGTCACCGCTGTATCAGCCGGTGATCGACAAGTTCGGTGAGAAGTGGACCCAGCCGGCCAACTTCGTCGGCAACGGCGCGTTTAAACCAAAAGAGTGGGTGGTGAATGAGCGCATCGTACTGGAGCGCAACCCGCAGTACTGGGACAATGCGCACACGGTGCTGAACAAGGTCACCTTCCTGCCGATCCCGTCTGAAGTTACCGACACCAACCGCTACCGCAGCGGCAGCAGCGACATGACCTACAACTACCTGCCCATTGAGCTGTACCAGAAGGTGAAAAAAGAGATCCCGCAGGAGATCCGCGCCGAGCCTTACCTCTGCACCTACTACTATGAGATCAACAACCAGAAGCCACCGTTTAACGACGTGCGCGTGCGTACCGCGCTGAAGCTGGGCCTGGATCGCGACATCATGGTCAAGAAGGTCAAAGCGCAGGATGAAGATCCGGCCTGGAGCTTCACCCCGCCGTACATCGACGACATCAAGCTGCAGGCGCCGGAGTGGACCACCTGGACCCAGGAAAAACGCAACGAGGAGGCGAAAAAGCTGCTGGCCGAAGCGGGTTATACGGCGGATAAACCGCTGACCTTCGACCTGCTGTACAACACCTCCGATCTGCATAAAAAGCTGGCGATCGCCGCCGCCTCGATCTGGAAAAAGAACCTTGGGGTCAACGTTAAGCTGCAGAACCAGGAGTGGAAAACCTTCCTCGATACCCGCCATCAGGGCAACTTTGACGTCGCGCGTGCCGCCTGGTGTGCCGACTACAACGAACCGAGCACCTTCCTGAACATCATGCAGTCGGACAGCAGCAGTAACACCTCGCACTATAAGAGCGCGGAGTTTGACAAAACGCTGGCCGAAGCGCTGACGGTGGCGGACGAAGGCAAGCGTGCTGAAGTCTATGCCCGCGCTGAGAAAATTCTTGATAACGACTCTGCGATTGCCCCGGTCTATTACTACAAAAACATCCGCCTGGTGAAACCGTACGTCGGTGGCTACACCGGTAAAGATCCGCTGGATAATATCCGCGACAAGAATCTGTACATCATTAAACATTAA
- a CDS encoding ABC transporter substrate-binding protein translates to MNQFLSACAAGSGVLLLASAALPVTAAQVPAGVTLNPAQQMVINNGTEVATLDPQKNQGVPESNVMVNLLESLVGTDNQGRLVPGVAESWQQQQFKVWTFTLRDDAKWSNGDPVTAADFVWSWQRLGDPKTASPYASLLHDAHLLNADAVIAGKLPVSELGVKALDDRHLQVTLSAPVPWFLAMAANTALSPVHRKTVEQWGDKWTLPEHYVGNGAYRLSQWVVNEKIVVTRNPHYWNNARTVIEQGTFLPIASSSSAINRYLSGEIDMTEGALPPERFAQLKKDLGSQVHVNPLLCTFLYQLNSGRPPFNDQRVRTAVKMTLDRDIIANRIMGQGQIPAYSLTPPFTRGASLSPPAWFGLSQAERNQQARALLAEAGYGAANPLRFSLLYNTSDVNQKQAIAAASMWKKNLGAEVTLQNQEWKTSLDSVRQGQYDAARATWCGDYNDPASFLTMMLSHSSSNTFFYRSPAFDQLMQQSLTAGDDAARAAIYQQAERQLDNDSALVPVYYRVSARLIKPWVGGFTGRDPADLTNLKYYYLTQH, encoded by the coding sequence ATGAACCAGTTTTTGTCAGCCTGTGCCGCAGGCAGCGGTGTGCTGTTGCTGGCGTCCGCTGCACTGCCGGTGACGGCGGCGCAGGTCCCCGCCGGGGTCACGCTTAACCCTGCACAGCAGATGGTGATCAATAACGGCACCGAGGTGGCGACCCTCGACCCGCAAAAGAATCAGGGCGTGCCCGAGAGTAACGTGATGGTTAACCTGCTGGAGTCGCTGGTCGGCACCGACAATCAGGGGCGGCTGGTGCCGGGCGTGGCGGAGAGCTGGCAACAGCAGCAGTTTAAAGTCTGGACCTTTACGCTGCGCGACGATGCTAAATGGAGCAACGGCGACCCGGTCACCGCCGCCGACTTCGTCTGGAGCTGGCAGCGCCTCGGCGATCCTAAAACCGCCTCGCCCTATGCCAGCCTGCTGCATGACGCGCATCTGCTGAACGCCGACGCGGTCATCGCCGGCAAGCTGCCGGTCAGCGAGCTGGGGGTGAAGGCGCTGGACGACCGCCACCTGCAGGTGACCCTGAGCGCGCCGGTGCCCTGGTTCCTGGCGATGGCGGCCAACACCGCCCTCAGCCCGGTGCACCGTAAAACGGTGGAGCAGTGGGGCGATAAGTGGACGCTGCCTGAGCACTACGTTGGCAACGGTGCCTACCGGCTCAGCCAGTGGGTGGTTAACGAAAAAATCGTGGTGACCCGCAATCCGCACTACTGGAACAACGCCAGAACGGTAATTGAGCAGGGCACCTTTCTGCCGATCGCCTCATCATCCAGCGCCATTAATCGCTACCTGAGCGGTGAAATCGATATGACCGAAGGGGCGCTGCCGCCGGAACGCTTTGCACAGCTGAAAAAAGATCTCGGTAGCCAGGTACACGTCAATCCGCTGCTCTGCACCTTCCTCTATCAGCTGAACAGCGGCCGGCCGCCGTTTAACGATCAACGGGTGCGCACGGCGGTGAAGATGACGCTGGATCGCGACATTATCGCCAACAGGATTATGGGCCAGGGGCAGATCCCGGCGTACTCGCTGACGCCGCCGTTCACCCGCGGCGCCAGCCTCAGCCCGCCGGCCTGGTTCGGGCTGAGCCAGGCCGAGCGCAATCAGCAGGCGCGGGCGCTGCTGGCGGAAGCCGGCTACGGCGCGGCCAATCCGCTGCGCTTCTCGCTGCTTTACAACACCTCCGACGTGAATCAGAAGCAGGCGATTGCGGCGGCCTCGATGTGGAAAAAGAACCTCGGCGCCGAGGTCACGCTGCAGAACCAGGAGTGGAAAACCTCGCTGGACAGCGTGCGACAGGGGCAGTATGACGCGGCGCGCGCCACCTGGTGCGGCGACTATAACGACCCCGCCAGCTTTCTGACCATGATGCTCAGCCACTCGTCCAGCAACACCTTTTTCTATCGCAGCCCGGCGTTTGACCAGCTGATGCAGCAGTCGCTGACCGCCGGCGATGATGCCGCCCGTGCGGCGATCTACCAGCAGGCCGAACGCCAGCTGGATAACGACTCTGCGCTGGTGCCGGTCTACTACCGGGTCAGCGCACGGCTGATTAAACCCTGGGTCGGCGGCTTTACCGGCCGCGACCCGGCCGATCTCACCAACCTGAAATACTATTATCTGACCCAACACTGA
- a CDS encoding YchE family NAAT transporter, producing MNPAISDLSVYIKFFIGLFALVNPIGIIPVFISMTSYQPPAARNKTNLTANLSVAIILWTSLFLGDAILRVFGISIDSFRIAGGILVVTIAMSMISGKLGEDKQNKQEKSETAIRESIGVVPLALPLMAGPGAISSTIVWSSRYHNWQNLLGFSLAIALFAFCCWLVFRAAPLMVRLLGQTGINVVTRIMGLLLMALGIEFVVTGVKALFPGLSA from the coding sequence GTGAACCCTGCTATTTCAGACCTCTCCGTCTATATCAAATTCTTTATCGGCCTGTTTGCCCTGGTCAACCCGATCGGCATCATCCCGGTGTTTATCAGTATGACCAGCTATCAACCGCCTGCCGCCAGAAACAAAACCAACCTGACCGCCAACCTGTCGGTGGCGATCATTCTGTGGACCTCGCTGTTCCTCGGCGACGCCATTCTGCGCGTATTCGGTATCTCCATCGACTCGTTCCGTATTGCCGGCGGCATCCTGGTGGTGACCATAGCCATGTCGATGATCAGCGGCAAGCTGGGGGAGGATAAACAGAATAAACAGGAGAAGTCGGAGACGGCGATCCGCGAAAGTATCGGCGTGGTGCCGCTGGCGCTGCCGCTGATGGCCGGGCCGGGTGCCATCAGCTCGACCATCGTCTGGAGCAGCCGTTATCACAACTGGCAGAACCTGCTGGGCTTCAGCCTGGCGATCGCGCTCTTTGCCTTCTGCTGCTGGCTGGTGTTCCGCGCCGCACCCTTAATGGTGCGGCTGCTGGGGCAGACCGGCATCAACGTGGTCACGCGCATAATGGGCTTGCTGCTAATGGCTCTGGGGATTGAGTTTGTCGTCACCGGGGTGAAGGCGCTGTTCCCCGGACTGTCGGCCTGA
- the adhE gene encoding bifunctional acetaldehyde-CoA/alcohol dehydrogenase, translated as MAVTNVAELNALVARVKLAQQQYASFTQSQVDRIFRAAALAAADARIPLAKLAVAESGMGIVEDKVIKNHFASEYIYNAYKDEQTCGVLSSDDTFGTMIIAEPVGLICGIVPTTNPTSTAIFKALISLKTRNGIIFSPHPRAKDATNKAAEIVLRAAVAAGAPADIIGWIDAPTVDLSSQLMHHPDINLILATGGPGMVKAAYSSGKPAIGVGAGNTPVVIDETADIKRAVASILMSKTFDNGVICASEQSVIVVGSVYDAVRERFASHGGYLLQGDALRAVQAVILKNGALNAAIVGQSAEQIAALAGISVPAGTKILIGEVQLIDESEPFAHEKLSPLLAMYRAKDFSDAVGKAEQLVAMGGIGHTSCLYTDQDNQRERVGLFGERMKTARILINTPASQGGIGDLYNFKLAPSLTLGCGSWGGNSISENVGPKHLINRKTVAKRAENMLWHKLPESIYFRRGSLPIALDEVASDGAKRAFIVTDRFLFNNGYTEQVTRVLKSHGVETDVFFEVEADPTLTTVRKGAEQMHAFKPDVIIALGGGSPMDAAKIMWVMYEHPETHFEELALRFMDIRKRIYKFPKMGVKAKMVAIATTSGTGSEVTPFAVVTDDATGQKYPLADYALTPNMAIVDANLVMDMPKSLCAFGGIDAVTHSLEAYVSVLANEFSDGQALQALKLLQENLPASYREGAKNPQARERVHNAATIAGIAFANAFLGVCHSMAHKLGSEFHIPHGLSNALLLCNVIRYNANDNPTKQTAFSQYDRPQARRRYAEVADHLNLSAPGDRTAQKIEKLLAWLDELKVQLDIPASIREAGVQEADFLAKVDQLAENAFDDQCTGANPRYPLIAELKQILLDSYYGRKFSEGVKPEEALADADSNVKALKKARR; from the coding sequence ATGGCCGTTACTAATGTCGCTGAACTGAATGCGCTCGTCGCCCGGGTCAAACTGGCTCAGCAGCAGTACGCCAGCTTCACCCAGTCTCAGGTAGACCGGATTTTCCGCGCTGCCGCCCTCGCCGCCGCCGATGCGCGTATTCCGCTGGCCAAACTGGCCGTTGCCGAGTCGGGCATGGGCATCGTTGAAGATAAGGTGATCAAAAACCACTTCGCCTCAGAGTACATTTACAACGCCTACAAGGATGAACAGACCTGCGGCGTGCTGAGTAGCGATGACACCTTCGGCACCATGATTATCGCCGAGCCCGTCGGGCTGATCTGCGGCATCGTGCCAACCACCAACCCAACCTCCACCGCGATCTTTAAAGCGCTAATCAGCCTGAAAACCCGCAACGGCATCATTTTCTCCCCGCACCCGCGTGCTAAAGATGCCACCAATAAAGCCGCTGAGATTGTGCTGCGTGCCGCCGTGGCGGCCGGTGCCCCGGCAGATATTATCGGCTGGATCGATGCGCCCACAGTTGATCTCTCCAGTCAGTTAATGCACCACCCGGATATCAACCTGATCCTCGCCACCGGTGGTCCGGGCATGGTGAAAGCCGCTTACAGCTCCGGTAAACCGGCCATCGGCGTCGGCGCGGGTAACACGCCGGTGGTGATTGATGAAACCGCCGATATCAAACGTGCAGTAGCGTCGATTCTGATGTCAAAAACCTTCGACAACGGCGTGATCTGCGCCTCCGAGCAGTCGGTGATCGTGGTCGGCAGCGTCTATGATGCGGTGCGCGAACGTTTCGCCAGCCACGGCGGCTACCTGCTGCAGGGCGATGCGCTCAGGGCGGTGCAGGCGGTGATCCTGAAAAACGGCGCGCTGAACGCGGCGATCGTCGGCCAGTCGGCGGAGCAGATTGCTGCCTTAGCCGGTATCAGCGTGCCGGCCGGCACCAAAATTCTGATCGGTGAAGTACAGCTGATTGATGAGTCTGAACCTTTTGCCCACGAAAAACTGTCGCCGCTGCTGGCGATGTACCGGGCGAAAGACTTCAGCGATGCGGTCGGCAAAGCCGAACAGCTGGTGGCGATGGGCGGCATCGGCCATACCTCCTGCCTGTATACCGACCAGGATAACCAGCGCGAGCGCGTGGGCCTGTTCGGCGAGCGGATGAAAACGGCGCGTATCCTGATCAACACGCCAGCGTCCCAGGGTGGTATCGGCGATCTGTACAACTTCAAGCTGGCACCGTCGCTGACGCTGGGCTGTGGCTCATGGGGGGGCAACTCTATCTCTGAGAACGTTGGCCCGAAACATCTGATCAACAGAAAAACCGTGGCTAAGCGAGCAGAAAATATGTTGTGGCACAAGCTTCCTGAATCCATCTACTTCCGCCGCGGCTCCCTGCCCATCGCGCTGGATGAAGTGGCCAGCGACGGCGCAAAACGCGCGTTTATCGTTACCGACCGTTTCCTGTTTAACAACGGCTATACCGAGCAGGTAACCCGCGTGCTGAAGTCGCACGGCGTGGAAACGGACGTGTTCTTCGAAGTGGAAGCGGACCCGACGCTGACCACGGTGCGTAAAGGCGCAGAACAGATGCACGCCTTTAAGCCTGACGTGATTATCGCCCTCGGCGGCGGTTCCCCGATGGACGCGGCGAAAATCATGTGGGTAATGTACGAGCACCCGGAAACCCATTTCGAAGAGCTGGCGCTGCGCTTTATGGACATCCGTAAACGCATCTATAAATTCCCAAAAATGGGCGTGAAAGCCAAAATGGTGGCGATTGCCACTACCTCCGGCACCGGTTCTGAAGTGACGCCGTTTGCGGTGGTGACCGACGATGCCACCGGGCAGAAATACCCGCTGGCCGACTATGCGCTGACCCCGAATATGGCGATTGTCGATGCCAACCTGGTGATGGATATGCCGAAATCACTCTGTGCCTTCGGCGGTATTGATGCGGTTACCCACTCGCTGGAAGCCTACGTGTCGGTACTGGCCAACGAGTTTTCCGACGGCCAGGCGCTGCAGGCGTTGAAACTGCTGCAGGAAAACCTGCCGGCCAGCTACCGTGAAGGGGCGAAAAATCCGCAGGCCAGGGAGCGGGTGCACAATGCCGCCACCATCGCCGGCATCGCGTTTGCCAACGCCTTCCTTGGCGTCTGCCACTCGATGGCACACAAGCTGGGCTCAGAGTTCCATATTCCGCACGGCCTCTCCAACGCCCTGCTGCTGTGTAACGTCATTCGTTATAACGCCAACGATAACCCGACCAAGCAGACGGCGTTCAGCCAGTACGACCGCCCGCAGGCGCGCCGTCGTTACGCCGAGGTCGCTGACCATCTGAACCTCAGCGCACCGGGCGACCGCACCGCGCAGAAAATTGAAAAGCTGCTGGCGTGGCTGGACGAGCTGAAAGTACAGCTGGATATTCCAGCGTCGATTCGCGAGGCTGGCGTACAGGAGGCCGATTTCCTGGCGAAGGTGGATCAGCTGGCGGAAAACGCCTTTGACGACCAGTGTACCGGGGCCAATCCACGTTATCCGCTGATTGCCGAGCTGAAACAGATCCTGCTGGACAGCTATTACGGCCGCAAGTTTAGCGAAGGGGTTAAGCCTGAAGAGGCGCTGGCTGACGCTGACAGCAACGTCAAAGCATTAAAAAAAGCGAGAAGATAA